A stretch of Macadamia integrifolia cultivar HAES 741 chromosome 7, SCU_Mint_v3, whole genome shotgun sequence DNA encodes these proteins:
- the LOC122085168 gene encoding probable glutathione S-transferase: MADEVTLLNAWTSPFGIRVRIALAEKGINYELKEENLQDKSPLLLQMNPVHKKIPVLIHNGKSICESLIIVQYIDEVWKETSPLLPSDPHLRAQARFWADFVDKKVFDCVKRILFTKDDKEAGKEYIECLKLLEGELGEKPYFGGENFGYVDLSFIPFYLQKFGNFSLEAECPKLITWAKRCLQKESVSKSFADLEKVGDFIEQRRKKLGIE, encoded by the exons ATGGCTGATGAGGTAACTCTCTTGAATGCCTGGACCAGCCCTTTTGGGATCCGGGTGAGAATCGCTTTGGCCGAGAAAGGAATCAATTACGAGCTAAAGGAAGAGAACTTGCAAGACAAGAGTCCTCTGCTTCTGCAGATGAACCCTGTTCATAAGAAGATCCCTGTTTTGATCCATAACGGGAAATCCATCTGCGAATCACTCATCATTGTTCAATACATTGATGAGGTTTGGAAGGAGACTTCTCCTTTGTTGCCCTCTGATCCTCACCTCCGAGCTCAAGCcaggttttgggctgatttcgTCGACAAGAAG GTATTTGACTGTGTGAAAAGGATATTGTTCACAAAGGATGACAAAGAGGCAGGAAAGGAGTACatagagtgcttgaaattgttggAAGGAGAGCTCGGAGAGAAACCTTACTTCGGGGGAGAAAATTTTGGCTACGTGGACTTGAGCTTCATCCCCTTCTACTTACAGAAATTTGGGAACTTCAGCCTAGAAGCTGAGTGTCCAAAGCTTATTACTTGGGCTAAAAGGTGTTTGCAGAAGGAGAGCGTGTCCAAGTCCTTTGCTGACCTAGAAAAAGTCGGCGACTTTATTgagcagaggaggaagaaactTGGGATTGAGTAG
- the LOC122083797 gene encoding probable glutathione S-transferase → MADEVTLLNAWPSPFGIRVRIALAEKGIKYEHKEENLQDKSPLLLKMNPVHKKIPVLIHNGKPICESLVIVQYIDEVWKETSPLLPSDPHLRAQGRFWADFLDSKVLDCMRKILLTKDEKEAGKELIECLKLLEGELGEKPFFGGEKFGYVDLSFIPFHSFFYSFETFGNISIESECPKLIAWAKRCLQKESVSESVADPEKVYHFFEQRKKKLGLE, encoded by the exons ATGGCGGATGAGGTAACTCTCTTGAATGCCTGGCCCAGCCCTTTTGGGATCCGGGTGAGAATCGCCTTGGCCGAGAAAGGAATCAAGTACGAGCACAAGGAAGAGAACTTGCAAGACAAGAGTCCTCTGCTTCTGAAGATGAACCCTGTTCATAAGAAGATCCCCGTTTTGATCCATAACGGGAAACCCATCTGTGAATCCCTTGTCATTGTTCAATACATTGATGAGGTTTGGAAGGAGACTTCTCCTTTATTGCCCTCTGATCCTCACCTCCGAGCTCAAGGcaggttttgggctgatttctTGGACAGCAAG GTATTAGACTGTATGAGGAAGATATTATTGACAAAAGATGAGAAAGAGGCAGGAAAGGAGTTGatagagtgcttgaaattgttggAAGGAGAGCTTGGAGAAAAACCTTTCTTTGGGGGAGAGAAGTTTGGCTATGTGGACTTGAGCTTCATCCCCTTCCACAGTTTTTTTTATAGCTTTGAGACATTTGGGAACATCAGCATAGAATCTGAGTGTCCAAAGCTTATAGCTTGGGCTAAAAGGTGCTTGCAAAAGGAGAGTGTGTCCGAGTCCGTTGCTGACCCAGAAAAGGTCTACCACTTCTTtgagcagaggaagaagaaacttGGGCTTGAGTAG